The Candidatus Woesearchaeota archaeon genome window below encodes:
- a CDS encoding segregation/condensation protein A: MNEEKIITMLAKDDEITWQAIIKELVRSEQMDPWDINVSILSKKYIDMIKKMKDCDLRISGKVLLAATMMLKIKSSRLIGEDLDKLDSMFAYTQEPDYDLDFFSDFGNIYDKPQKEKEHFKLIPRTPQPRKRKVSIFDLMNALQKAMEVKKRRVFRDIPDEIKMHMPQKKKDISNIIREVFDKVKIFFLSGNKKMTFTQLLPDEANKEDKVYTFIPLLHLSNQRKIDLEQKDHFGEIHIQFPKKT, translated from the coding sequence ATGAATGAAGAAAAAATCATAACAATGCTTGCCAAAGATGACGAAATTACTTGGCAGGCAATTATTAAAGAGTTAGTCCGTTCAGAACAGATGGATCCTTGGGATATCAACGTTTCAATTCTTTCAAAAAAATATATTGACATGATTAAAAAGATGAAAGACTGTGATTTAAGAATTTCCGGCAAGGTACTCCTGGCTGCTACAATGATGCTTAAAATAAAATCTAGCCGTTTAATTGGCGAAGATTTAGACAAATTGGATAGTATGTTTGCTTATACGCAAGAACCCGATTATGATTTAGATTTCTTCTCAGACTTTGGCAATATTTACGACAAACCACAAAAAGAAAAAGAACATTTCAAGCTTATACCTAGAACTCCACAGCCTAGGAAAAGAAAAGTTTCTATCTTCGATTTAATGAATGCATTGCAGAAAGCGATGGAAGTTAAAAAACGCAGGGTATTTAGAGACATCCCTGATGAGATAAAAATGCATATGCCTCAAAAAAAGAAAGATATCTCAAACATTATCAGAGAAGTTTTTGATAAAGTAAAAATATTTTTCTTATCTGGCAACAAAAAGATGACGTTCACTCAGTTGCTGCCTGATGAAGCAAATAAAGAGGACAAAGTTTATACATTCATACCCTTACTTCATCTAAGCAATCAACGAAAAATAGACCTTGAACAAAAAGATCATTTTGGCGAAATACACATACAATTTCCAAAAAAAACTTAA
- a CDS encoding Fic family protein, whose amino-acid sequence MYIEIRKNGKSKKYYLKQSYRVGAKVKKIVKYLGSNLSKEQLNKCSKIAEKLILEDISGKDILEFELTKDEIKRYQQYDKKIKIEHLQKLNWEHFTEQFTYNTNAIEGSTISAKEVKELLEQKDKVENLEEVETLNVAKAVSYIKKSKKKLSVALIKKLHLICFKGTKNFAGKIRKVEVVIRDNLGRVVHVGALAKEVNELLDELCIWYEKHNKNYPPSLLATIVHNQFEKIHPFQDGNGRVGRLLLNYILLKHKYPPINIRLKDRSEYYQCLQKYDQNSEIVSMLKFLIKEYRKQYK is encoded by the coding sequence ATGTATATTGAGATAAGAAAAAATGGAAAGAGTAAAAAGTATTATCTAAAACAGAGTTATAGGGTAGGTGCAAAAGTTAAAAAAATTGTTAAATATCTTGGTTCTAATCTTAGTAAAGAACAGCTTAATAAATGCAGTAAAATCGCTGAAAAGCTTATTCTTGAAGATATCAGTGGCAAAGACATTCTTGAATTTGAATTAACTAAAGATGAAATAAAAAGGTATCAGCAATATGATAAAAAAATTAAAATTGAACACTTACAAAAACTTAACTGGGAACATTTTACTGAACAATTTACTTATAACACCAATGCTATAGAGGGTTCAACTATTTCTGCTAAAGAAGTTAAAGAATTGTTAGAACAGAAAGATAAAGTTGAAAATCTTGAAGAGGTGGAAACATTAAATGTTGCAAAGGCTGTTAGTTATATTAAGAAAAGTAAAAAAAAGTTATCCGTTGCCCTAATTAAAAAATTGCATTTAATATGTTTTAAAGGTACAAAGAATTTTGCAGGCAAAATAAGAAAAGTTGAAGTTGTTATAAGGGATAATTTGGGCAGAGTTGTACACGTAGGTGCGCTTGCTAAAGAAGTAAACGAATTATTAGATGAATTATGTATCTGGTACGAAAAACATAATAAAAATTATCCTCCAAGTTTATTAGCTACAATTGTGCATAACCAGTTTGAAAAAATTCACCCATTCCAAGATGGGAATGGTAGAGTTGGCAGATTATTGCTAAATTATATTCTATTAAAACATAAATATCCGCCAATTAATATTAGACTTAAAGATCGTTCTGAATACTATCAATGTTTACAAAAATATGATCAAAATAGTGAAATTGTGTCTATGCTAAAGTTCTTGATTAAAGAGTATAGGAAGCAGTATAAATGA
- a CDS encoding trypsin-like peptidase domain-containing protein, whose product METKHHLFYSFVLILIVSSLLYTGNTKLTELEQDYTSQIEAIKTQLDTTKLVFLDTLNEKQKQINVLNSELKVLDQSLGQTIEEYDLQIGELEKSTKIFKSQIQSLKYSSDIYGEQLGQLDQQISDLQVESESFTTVIANVIDSVVSIHTNLGQGSGAIISANGLVVTNHHVIDGITSASIVTYNGNAYNVELIGYNIENDLAVLKIVSDETFNYFNFANSDNLQTGQKIVALGNPAGLSFTATEGIISSPHRKMNGLDFIQTDVTLNPGNSGGPIININGEIVGIVDFKISGYDSLSFAIPSNRVKTIVSEIVD is encoded by the coding sequence ATGGAAACTAAACATCATCTATTCTATAGTTTTGTATTGATTCTAATAGTGTCTTCATTACTTTATACTGGAAACACTAAATTAACTGAACTTGAACAGGATTATACTTCACAAATTGAAGCTATAAAAACTCAACTCGACACAACTAAACTGGTGTTTTTAGATACACTAAACGAAAAACAAAAACAGATTAATGTATTAAACTCAGAATTAAAGGTACTTGACCAAAGTTTAGGCCAAACTATTGAGGAGTATGATTTACAGATAGGAGAACTTGAAAAATCAACCAAAATATTTAAATCGCAGATACAAAGTTTAAAATATTCAAGTGATATTTATGGTGAACAGTTAGGGCAACTTGACCAGCAAATATCTGATTTACAGGTTGAATCTGAAAGTTTTACGACTGTTATTGCAAATGTCATAGACTCAGTTGTAAGCATCCATACTAATCTTGGTCAAGGTTCAGGAGCAATTATTTCTGCCAATGGCTTAGTTGTAACAAACCATCATGTGATTGATGGAATTACAAGCGCATCGATTGTAACATATAATGGCAACGCGTACAATGTTGAACTTATAGGATACAACATTGAAAATGATCTGGCTGTATTAAAAATTGTTTCAGATGAAACCTTCAATTACTTTAACTTTGCAAACTCTGACAATTTACAGACAGGACAAAAAATAGTTGCCCTGGGTAATCCGGCAGGCTTATCATTCACTGCAACAGAAGGGATAATTAGTTCACCACATAGAAAGATGAATGGTCTTGACTTTATTCAAACCGACGTAACCTTAAACCCTGGAAATTCAGGCGGACCGATAATTAACATCAACGGCGAAATTGTTGGCATTGTAGATTTTAAAATATCCGGCTATGATAGTTTAAGTTTTGCAATACCGAGTAATAGAGTTAAAACTATTGTGAGTGAGATAGTTGATTAG
- a CDS encoding ribonuclease H-like domain-containing protein, translated as MVEILTRTFRHIPGVGEQTQSFLNQNNIFTWYDFLNHYQNITFKNNKKETIHEHILKSIKAYHDQDYLYFSEHLPQNEHWRAYNHVKDIAFLDIETNGTDKVKNYVTVIGVYDGTDSKFFIQGINLEDFEQEIEKYDMFVTFNGRCFDIPFLKRSFPRIDFNKFHLDLRFALKELGYAGGLKKIEKELGINRGNELEGVDGWEAVRLWHRYKRGDKSALALLIKYNRADIENLKFLANFAFDKLSEKYSV; from the coding sequence GTGGTAGAAATTCTAACAAGAACCTTTAGACACATACCTGGAGTTGGAGAACAGACTCAATCATTTCTTAATCAAAATAACATTTTTACATGGTACGATTTTTTAAATCATTACCAAAACATAACCTTTAAAAATAACAAAAAAGAAACTATCCATGAACATATATTAAAATCGATTAAGGCATATCATGACCAAGACTATCTTTACTTTTCTGAACATTTGCCACAAAATGAGCACTGGCGCGCATATAACCATGTTAAAGATATTGCATTTCTTGACATTGAGACTAATGGCACAGATAAAGTCAAAAACTATGTAACTGTGATAGGTGTGTATGATGGTACAGATTCAAAGTTTTTTATTCAGGGTATCAACCTTGAAGATTTTGAGCAAGAAATTGAAAAGTATGACATGTTTGTAACATTTAATGGCAGATGTTTTGATATCCCTTTTTTAAAACGTTCATTTCCTAGAATAGATTTTAACAAGTTTCATTTGGATTTAAGGTTCGCGTTAAAAGAATTAGGTTACGCCGGCGGACTTAAAAAAATAGAAAAAGAACTTGGCATTAACAGAGGCAACGAACTTGAGGGTGTTGATGGATGGGAAGCAGTGCGTTTATGGCATAGATACAAAAGAGGGGATAAGTCTGCACTAGCATTATTAATCAAATATAACCGAGCGGATATAGAAAATTTAAAGTTTCTGGCAAACTTTGCGTTTGATAAATTAAGTGAAAAATATTCTGTGTGA
- the lgt gene encoding prolipoprotein diacylglyceryl transferase: MLPYKIFTTIDLGFFSIQVWGLMAAIGVLIAALLAVYRGKKLGIKEDTIYDLVFYTIVSGIIGSRIMYVIEEWELYKNNLFGIFKIWQGGLSFTGGLVLAVIVAYYYLNKNKLDFWKYADLLAPSLVIGHLIARIGCHFTGMHVFSETGLPWAIYQAGALRHPGILYEIIYLGIVFFALLKLSEYRLKKSTVFIIYLALYSLFRFFSDFLRIDPTFFGFTATQYLMIIIFLGSIIWYKFNK, translated from the coding sequence ATGTTGCCATATAAAATTTTTACAACTATTGATTTAGGATTTTTTAGTATCCAAGTTTGGGGCTTAATGGCAGCAATTGGTGTATTAATTGCAGCATTATTAGCAGTATATAGGGGTAAAAAATTAGGAATAAAAGAAGATACTATCTATGATTTAGTATTTTATACAATTGTTTCAGGGATTATTGGTTCAAGGATTATGTATGTAATCGAAGAATGGGAATTATATAAAAATAATTTATTTGGCATCTTTAAAATTTGGCAGGGGGGGCTTTCATTCACAGGAGGCCTAGTTTTGGCTGTAATTGTTGCGTATTATTATCTGAACAAAAATAAACTCGATTTTTGGAAATATGCTGATTTACTTGCGCCAAGTTTAGTAATTGGACACTTAATTGCAAGAATCGGGTGCCATTTCACAGGAATGCACGTGTTTAGCGAAACAGGTTTGCCGTGGGCAATATACCAAGCAGGCGCATTAAGGCATCCCGGAATATTATATGAAATAATTTATTTGGGAATTGTTTTTTTTGCGTTGTTAAAACTTTCAGAATACAGGTTAAAAAAAAGCACAGTCTTTATTATATACCTTGCGCTTTATTCTTTGTTTAGATTTTTTAGTGATTTTTTGAGAATAGATCCTACTTTTTTTGGATTTACTGCTACACAGTATTTAATGATAATAATTTTCTTAGGTTCTATTATATGGTATAAATTCAACAAATAA
- a CDS encoding alanine--tRNA ligase, translating into MKGSELKKKYLEFFKSKGHVIIGSAPLVPEHDPSVLFTTAGMHPLVPYLMGQPHPGGKRLTNFQKCIRTQDIDEVGDNTHTTFFEMLGNWSLGDYFKKEAITWSHEFLTSKDWLNLDIKRLAVTCFEGDNNAPRDEEAASIWKGLGMPESRIVFLSKKDNWWGPPGEIGPCGPDTEMFYWTPNDKSAPEVFDSTDKRWVEIWNNVFMEYNKTIDGTFETLAQKNVDTGLGVERVTMVLQGKQNIFDTELFQPIIKKIKEIAPHSVNNQKYTRIITDHMRAAVFILGDKRDIVPGKIDQGYVLRRYIRRVLRYLRLLDVNLFEIDATVEIAKIIIETYKIDYPELEEKKEFIFRELKKEEDKFQSALDNGLKEFEKMVKKDKKISGEEAFLLFQSYGFPIEMIKELTDEAKVLLDSVGFMKEYNKHKELSRIGGEQKFKGGMSESSEKTKKFHTATHLLNEALRQVLKDSNIKQKGSNITVERLRFDFNFHRKLTKEELNKIEDLVNLKINEAIPVERYDMTFEESKKLGAQAEFKTKYNEKVSVYKIGFFSVEVCGGPHVSNTSELGYFKIQKEESSAAGVRRIKAVLE; encoded by the coding sequence ATGAAAGGTTCAGAATTGAAAAAGAAGTATCTCGAGTTTTTTAAAAGTAAAGGCCACGTTATAATTGGCTCAGCGCCTTTAGTGCCTGAACATGATCCAAGTGTACTTTTTACTACTGCAGGCATGCACCCTTTAGTACCCTATTTAATGGGCCAGCCGCATCCAGGCGGTAAGAGATTAACTAATTTTCAGAAATGTATTAGGACACAGGATATTGATGAAGTTGGAGATAACACACACACAACTTTTTTTGAAATGCTGGGGAACTGGTCGCTTGGCGATTATTTTAAAAAAGAAGCGATTACATGGAGCCATGAATTTCTAACAAGTAAGGATTGGTTAAATTTAGATATAAAGAGGTTAGCTGTAACATGTTTTGAGGGGGATAATAATGCGCCACGTGATGAGGAGGCAGCAAGTATATGGAAAGGTTTGGGGATGCCTGAATCAAGGATAGTATTTTTATCAAAGAAAGATAATTGGTGGGGTCCTCCCGGAGAAATTGGTCCGTGCGGTCCTGATACTGAAATGTTTTATTGGACACCGAATGACAAATCGGCCCCGGAGGTTTTTGATTCAACTGATAAAAGATGGGTTGAAATTTGGAACAATGTATTCATGGAATATAATAAAACAATTGACGGGACTTTTGAAACTCTTGCGCAGAAAAACGTTGATACCGGGTTGGGTGTTGAAAGGGTCACTATGGTGCTGCAAGGAAAACAAAACATTTTTGATACTGAGCTTTTTCAGCCTATCATTAAAAAAATAAAAGAAATTGCGCCGCATTCCGTTAATAATCAAAAATACACACGGATAATTACCGATCACATGAGGGCCGCAGTTTTTATTTTAGGAGATAAAAGAGATATTGTTCCCGGTAAAATTGATCAGGGATATGTGCTTAGGAGATATATTAGGCGAGTTTTGAGGTATTTGCGGTTGCTTGATGTTAATTTATTTGAAATTGATGCGACCGTTGAAATTGCTAAAATTATTATTGAAACATATAAAATTGATTATCCTGAACTTGAAGAGAAGAAAGAGTTTATTTTTAGGGAGTTGAAAAAGGAAGAAGACAAATTTCAAAGTGCGCTTGATAATGGTTTAAAAGAATTTGAAAAAATGGTTAAAAAGGATAAAAAAATTTCAGGAGAGGAAGCTTTTCTGCTTTTCCAAAGTTATGGGTTTCCTATTGAGATGATTAAAGAATTAACTGATGAAGCCAAGGTTCTTTTAGACAGCGTAGGTTTTATGAAAGAATATAATAAGCATAAAGAACTTTCAAGAATTGGGGGGGAGCAGAAGTTTAAAGGCGGGATGTCTGAATCATCTGAAAAGACTAAAAAATTTCACACAGCAACACATTTGTTGAATGAAGCGTTGCGTCAAGTATTAAAAGATTCTAATATTAAACAGAAGGGTTCAAATATTACTGTCGAAAGATTAAGGTTTGATTTTAATTTTCATAGAAAATTGACTAAAGAAGAACTTAATAAAATTGAAGATTTAGTCAACCTGAAAATTAATGAAGCTATCCCTGTTGAAAGGTATGACATGACTTTTGAAGAATCTAAAAAGTTAGGTGCGCAGGCAGAGTTTAAAACCAAATATAATGAGAAAGTTTCAGTTTACAAAATAGGTTTCTTTTCTGTTGAAGTTTGCGGCGGCCCGCATGTTTCAAATACTTCAGAGTTGGGATATTTTAAAATTCAAAAAGAAGAAAGCTCTGCTGCCGGCGTAAGACGGATTAAGGCTGTTTTAGAGTGA
- a CDS encoding 30S ribosomal protein S15, whose protein sequence is MARMHSRGKGKSGSTRPLTNNKPIWQRYGANEVELLVQKLAKQGMPTSQIGLHLRDAYGIPSVKLTCEKSVSKILKDKEMSPELPEDLFNLMKRSVIIRKHLETNHKDQPAARGLQLTHSKILRLVKYYKANKKLDRNWKFDPKKVKLFVE, encoded by the coding sequence ATGGCAAGAATGCATTCAAGAGGTAAAGGTAAATCAGGTTCAACTAGACCATTAACAAATAATAAACCTATATGGCAAAGATATGGGGCTAATGAAGTAGAATTATTGGTGCAAAAATTAGCAAAACAAGGTATGCCTACATCACAAATAGGGTTGCATTTAAGAGATGCATACGGAATTCCGAGTGTAAAACTAACTTGTGAAAAAAGCGTGTCTAAAATTTTAAAAGATAAAGAAATGTCGCCGGAATTACCAGAGGACCTCTTCAATTTAATGAAAAGAAGTGTAATTATCAGAAAACATTTAGAGACTAATCATAAAGATCAACCGGCTGCAAGAGGTTTACAGCTTACCCACTCAAAAATCCTTAGGCTTGTTAAGTATTACAAAGCAAATAAGAAGTTAGATCGAAATTGGAAATTCGATCCTAAAAAAGTTAAGCTATTTGTAGAATAG
- a CDS encoding cupredoxin domain-containing protein, which produces MNVKIMPKLILIFLILILIAGCASPVNLTGKTKKFSITAKQWSFEPGTIRVNLGDIVEIRLKSIDVTHSFILSAFGVNEKLEPGKEIKIEFVADKTGEFSFFCNVPCGRGHNNMNGKIIVA; this is translated from the coding sequence ATGAATGTGAAAATTATGCCTAAGTTAATATTAATATTTTTAATCTTAATTTTGATTGCAGGCTGTGCTTCTCCAGTAAATTTAACAGGTAAAACGAAAAAGTTTTCTATTACAGCAAAACAATGGTCATTTGAACCTGGGACTATTCGTGTTAATCTTGGCGACATAGTAGAGATCAGGTTAAAAAGCATTGACGTTACTCATAGTTTTATATTATCTGCTTTTGGGGTTAATGAAAAGTTAGAGCCGGGTAAAGAAATTAAAATTGAATTTGTTGCAGATAAAACAGGAGAGTTTAGCTTTTTTTGTAATGTTCCTTGCGGCAGAGGCCATAATAATATGAACGGAAAAATAATAGTGGCATAA